In the genome of Hymenobacter cellulosivorans, one region contains:
- a CDS encoding 2-isopropylmalate synthase, with protein sequence MAAQKIQIFDTTLRDGEQVPGCKLNQDEKLVIARQLELLGVDVIEAGFPVSSPGDFAAVAAIAAQTREATVCGLSRAVENDIRVAAESLRHARYPRIHTGIGTSESHIKFKLNSTPEQVIERAVAAVKLAKSFVEDVEFYAEDAGRTDNEYLARVCEAAIRAGATVLNIPDTTGYCLPEEYGAKIKYLYENVRGVQNVTLSTHCHNDLGLATANSIAGVMNGARQIECTINGVGERAGNTALEEVVMILRQHPYLNLGTNITTQLLAETSAMVSQLMCMVVQPNKAIVGANAFSHSSGIHQDGVIKHRETYEIIDPREVGVADSSIVLTARSGRAALAYRLQKIGYDFDKHALNKAYASFLQLADRQKEVVDTDLHILVEQENLVAAS encoded by the coding sequence ATGGCTGCTCAGAAAATTCAGATCTTCGATACGACCCTGCGCGACGGGGAACAAGTGCCCGGCTGCAAGCTCAACCAAGACGAAAAACTCGTCATTGCCCGGCAGCTGGAGCTACTCGGTGTCGACGTGATTGAAGCGGGCTTCCCCGTATCGAGTCCGGGCGACTTTGCCGCCGTGGCTGCCATTGCGGCCCAAACCCGGGAGGCTACCGTCTGTGGCCTCTCCCGGGCTGTGGAAAACGATATCCGCGTCGCCGCCGAATCGTTGCGGCACGCCCGCTACCCGCGGATTCATACCGGTATCGGTACTTCTGAGTCTCATATCAAGTTTAAGCTCAACTCCACGCCCGAGCAGGTCATTGAGCGGGCCGTGGCCGCTGTGAAGCTGGCTAAGTCCTTCGTAGAAGACGTGGAGTTCTACGCCGAAGATGCCGGCCGCACCGACAACGAGTACCTGGCCCGCGTCTGTGAGGCTGCCATTCGGGCCGGGGCCACGGTGCTCAACATCCCGGACACAACGGGCTACTGCCTGCCCGAAGAGTACGGAGCTAAAATCAAATACCTGTACGAAAATGTGCGGGGCGTGCAGAACGTGACGCTTTCCACGCATTGCCATAACGATTTAGGATTGGCTACGGCCAACTCCATTGCCGGCGTCATGAACGGGGCCCGGCAGATTGAATGCACCATAAATGGGGTAGGGGAGCGGGCCGGCAACACGGCGTTAGAGGAGGTCGTGATGATTCTGCGCCAGCACCCTTACCTCAATTTGGGTACCAACATCACCACGCAGCTGCTGGCCGAAACCTCGGCCATGGTATCACAGCTGATGTGCATGGTGGTGCAGCCTAACAAAGCTATTGTGGGAGCGAATGCCTTTTCGCATTCGAGTGGGATACACCAGGACGGCGTTATCAAGCACCGCGAGACGTACGAAATCATTGATCCGCGCGAGGTGGGCGTGGCGGATTCGTCGATTGTACTAACCGCTCGTTCGGGGCGCGCCGCCCTGGCGTACCGCCTGCAAAAAATTGGCTACGATTTCGACAAGCACGCCCTGAACAAGGCCTACGCCTCCTTCCTGCAGCTAGCCGACCGTCAGAAGGAAGTAGTCGATACGGATTTGCACATTCTGGTGGAACAGGAAAACCTGGTAGCCGCCTCCTAA
- the leuB gene encoding 3-isopropylmalate dehydrogenase yields the protein MGILSKRIVVLSGDGIGPEVCQEAVRALKAVADKFGHEFIFDYQLMGACAIDATGDPLPEATLDACRAADAVLLGAIGDPKYDNNPSAKVRPEQGLLRLRKSLGLYANIRPVTAYDRLLEHSPLKKDRIQGADMLIFRELTGGIYFGEKGRREDGSAYDNCTYSRYEIERVAHRAFQAAEARRGKLTLVDKANVLETSRLWREVVQDLALQYPKVLVDYLFVDNAAMQMILSPKQFDVILTENMFGDIISDEASVIAGSLGLLPSASVGDEAALFEPIHGSYPQAKGKGIANPIATILSAAMLLEHFGLQEEANSVKKAVDNALEQGVLTPELNAKSPYTTEQVGSFVAYGILDILDCQLHKNNIALGLSTII from the coding sequence ATGGGTATTTTAAGCAAACGAATCGTGGTGCTATCGGGAGATGGTATCGGGCCGGAAGTGTGTCAGGAAGCGGTGCGGGCCCTAAAGGCCGTGGCCGACAAGTTCGGCCACGAGTTCATCTTCGACTATCAGCTCATGGGCGCCTGTGCCATCGACGCTACCGGTGACCCGCTCCCGGAGGCTACGCTCGATGCCTGCCGCGCGGCCGACGCCGTGCTGCTTGGGGCCATCGGTGACCCGAAATATGACAATAACCCCAGCGCCAAGGTGCGCCCCGAGCAAGGGCTGCTGCGCCTGCGCAAGTCGCTGGGGCTGTACGCCAACATCCGGCCCGTAACGGCTTACGACCGGCTGTTGGAACACTCGCCGCTGAAGAAAGACCGGATTCAGGGTGCCGACATGCTCATCTTCCGCGAGCTGACCGGGGGCATTTACTTCGGCGAAAAAGGCCGCCGCGAGGATGGCTCGGCCTACGACAACTGCACCTACAGCCGCTACGAAATCGAGCGGGTGGCCCACCGCGCTTTCCAGGCCGCCGAGGCCCGTCGCGGCAAGCTGACCCTAGTGGACAAGGCCAACGTGCTGGAAACCTCTCGACTGTGGCGCGAAGTAGTGCAGGACCTGGCTTTGCAATATCCCAAGGTGCTGGTCGACTACCTGTTCGTGGACAACGCGGCCATGCAGATGATTCTGAGCCCGAAGCAGTTCGACGTGATTCTGACCGAGAATATGTTCGGCGACATCATCAGCGACGAAGCCTCGGTTATTGCCGGCTCGTTGGGCTTGCTGCCCTCGGCCTCCGTCGGCGACGAAGCGGCGCTATTCGAGCCTATTCACGGCTCGTATCCGCAAGCCAAGGGTAAGGGCATCGCCAATCCTATTGCTACGATTCTGTCGGCGGCCATGCTGCTGGAGCACTTCGGGTTGCAGGAAGAAGCCAATTCGGTGAAGAAAGCCGTGGACAATGCCCTGGAGCAAGGCGTATTGACGCCGGAGCTCAACGCCAAGTCGCCTTACACCACCGAGCAGGTAGGCAGCTTTGTGGCCTATGGCATCCTGGATATTCTGGACTGCCAGCTCCACAAGAACAATATTGCCTTGGGCTTAAGTACGATTATTTAA
- a CDS encoding glycosyl hydrolase, whose product MVRNHSISGKFIQTCVGALVLLLALGEVGQAQTKSPKRGLAYGYHSAADMQALAPGISWWYNWYSRPDAGAATIYPGLNVDYVPMQWGRDLDGSAVTADRLATNIPAGAKYLLGFNEPNFRSQANLTPTQAAALWPVLQEVARRKNLKLVSPAVNYCGDCVTENGTTYYSPTQYLDAFFAACPTCQVDYIAVHTYVCEERWLRDKIAELKKYNKPIWLTEFACGDMPASQITLAVQQKYLMDAVNYLEKEPAIFRYAWFSGRNNEIPNINLLGASGQLTALGQEYVSLPVNGEPGRLIPVATRASSQESNATGAANATDNNINTRWASAFADPQSLQLDFGSIQTFTRVQLSWEAAFARDYQLQTSSDGVNWTTIQTVVNGDGGVDNLTGLSGRGRYLRLLGTRRATTYGYSLYEIEVFGPATTALRTASVSASNSATTLDLYPNPAETQLHVALSGGARLRSLTITNALGQTVLTSAGPAAELTIASLPAGLYVVRATTTDAQQLTQRLVKR is encoded by the coding sequence ATGGTACGGAACCACAGCATATCAGGCAAATTCATCCAGACTTGCGTCGGAGCACTGGTGCTTCTGCTGGCCTTGGGGGAAGTGGGGCAGGCTCAAACCAAAAGCCCGAAGCGGGGCCTGGCCTACGGCTACCACTCGGCCGCCGACATGCAGGCGCTGGCCCCAGGCATCAGTTGGTGGTACAATTGGTACTCCCGCCCCGACGCGGGGGCGGCCACCATCTACCCCGGCCTCAACGTGGACTACGTGCCCATGCAGTGGGGCCGCGACCTGGACGGCAGCGCCGTTACGGCCGACCGGCTGGCGACCAATATTCCGGCGGGGGCCAAGTACCTGCTGGGCTTCAACGAGCCTAATTTCCGGTCTCAGGCCAACTTGACGCCAACTCAGGCAGCGGCGCTGTGGCCGGTTCTGCAGGAAGTGGCGCGGCGTAAAAACCTCAAGCTGGTGTCGCCGGCCGTGAATTATTGCGGCGACTGTGTAACGGAAAATGGCACCACCTACTATTCGCCCACACAGTACCTGGACGCCTTTTTTGCCGCCTGCCCGACGTGTCAGGTCGATTACATTGCCGTGCATACCTACGTGTGCGAGGAACGCTGGCTGCGCGACAAGATTGCCGAGCTCAAAAAGTACAACAAGCCCATCTGGCTGACCGAGTTTGCCTGCGGCGACATGCCCGCCAGCCAGATTACGTTGGCCGTGCAGCAGAAATACCTCATGGACGCGGTGAACTACCTGGAAAAAGAGCCAGCTATTTTCCGCTATGCCTGGTTTTCGGGCCGCAACAATGAGATTCCCAACATCAACCTGCTGGGGGCCTCGGGTCAACTGACGGCCCTGGGACAGGAGTACGTGAGCCTACCCGTGAACGGGGAGCCAGGCCGACTTATCCCGGTAGCCACACGCGCCTCTTCCCAGGAAAGCAACGCCACCGGGGCGGCCAACGCTACCGACAACAACATCAACACGCGCTGGGCCAGTGCCTTTGCCGACCCGCAGTCCTTGCAGCTCGACTTCGGGAGCATTCAGACTTTTACCCGCGTACAGCTCAGCTGGGAGGCGGCTTTTGCCCGGGACTATCAGCTCCAGACCTCCTCCGATGGTGTCAACTGGACTACGATTCAAACAGTGGTCAACGGCGACGGGGGCGTGGACAACCTGACCGGGCTCAGCGGCCGGGGCCGCTATCTGCGTTTGCTGGGCACCCGGCGCGCCACGACCTACGGCTACTCGCTCTATGAAATCGAGGTTTTTGGACCGGCCACCACTGCTTTACGAACCGCATCGGTATCCGCTTCCAATTCTGCCACGACTCTGGATCTCTACCCCAATCCCGCCGAAACCCAGCTGCACGTGGCGCTCAGCGGTGGAGCCCGCCTGCGCAGCCTAACCATTACCAATGCCCTAGGCCAAACCGTGCTTACCAGCGCAGGGCCGGCCGCCGAGCTGACTATTGCCTCCCTGCCCGCTGGCCTCTACGTCGTGCGGGCCACTACCACTGATGCCCAACAGCTCACCCAGCGGCTGGTGAAGCGCTGA
- a CDS encoding carbohydrate-binding protein has translation MKITFSLKQVLLLLLLLLSSASTFAQFRVIGYVPSWAGDVNSVQYSKLTHINYAFLLPTATGGLQPIENPSKLQSLVSLAHANGVKVLISVGGWNDGNDSGFESIGANAAYRNTFVTNLVNFANQYNLDGVDIDWEYPDAGASANNHALLMQQLSTEMHSRGKLLTAAVVGTGGASILNSVFTSVDFLNLMAYDFNNFDHSTYDYAVQSINYWKGRGLPANKTVLGVPFYGRPTWESYAQLLARGASPNADVFDGVGYNGIPTIKSKTNLAFDQGSGIMIWELSQDVTGANSLLTAINQVVVQRNGTNPPPAQAVPGRIEAESSSAQSGTQTETTTDTGGGLNVAWYETGDWLDYSVNVAAAGSYTVGFRVASAYGGATLQLRNSAGAVLGSINVGNTGGWQNWQTINATVTLPAGRQTLRLYASASTGCNVNWLTFASTTPPPTSSTTIQAEAFTSMQGVQVETTTDTGGGQNVGYIDATDWMAYANVNFPTSGTYTIEYRVASPSGSTLSSDLNAGSTQLGNVAIPATGGWQNWTTVSQTVNINAGTYSFGVYAQAGGWNFNWLRITKAGAARPAGTALTTSVSTLDRNLEVYPNPAGRALHFRADASLIGSQYQVFDVTGRTVLSGQLSAADLDVSTLKAGVYTLRLSAEGQGSVTRRFVKEME, from the coding sequence ATGAAAATTACCTTTTCCCTAAAGCAGGTCCTGTTGCTGCTCTTGCTGCTGCTGAGCTCCGCGTCGACCTTCGCTCAGTTTCGGGTAATCGGCTACGTGCCCTCCTGGGCCGGCGACGTGAACAGCGTGCAGTACAGCAAGCTGACCCACATCAACTACGCCTTCCTGCTGCCCACGGCCACGGGTGGCCTGCAACCCATTGAAAACCCCAGCAAGCTGCAAAGCCTGGTTTCGTTGGCCCACGCCAACGGCGTAAAAGTGCTGATTTCGGTGGGTGGCTGGAATGATGGCAACGACAGTGGCTTCGAAAGTATCGGCGCCAATGCTGCGTACCGCAACACCTTCGTCACGAACCTGGTCAACTTCGCCAATCAGTACAACCTCGACGGGGTGGACATCGACTGGGAATACCCGGACGCCGGGGCTTCGGCCAACAACCATGCCCTGCTGATGCAGCAGCTTTCCACCGAAATGCACAGCCGGGGCAAGCTGCTCACGGCCGCCGTGGTGGGCACGGGTGGGGCCAGCATCCTCAACAGCGTGTTTACTTCCGTAGACTTTCTGAACCTGATGGCCTACGACTTCAACAACTTCGACCACTCCACCTACGACTACGCGGTGCAGTCCATCAATTACTGGAAGGGCCGCGGCCTGCCCGCCAATAAAACCGTGCTGGGCGTGCCCTTCTACGGCCGGCCCACGTGGGAATCGTATGCCCAGCTGCTGGCCCGCGGCGCCAGCCCCAACGCCGACGTATTCGACGGCGTGGGCTACAACGGCATCCCGACCATCAAAAGCAAAACCAACCTGGCCTTCGACCAGGGCAGCGGCATCATGATCTGGGAACTGTCGCAGGATGTAACCGGTGCCAACTCTTTGCTTACGGCTATCAACCAGGTCGTCGTGCAGCGCAATGGCACGAACCCGCCTCCAGCCCAGGCCGTCCCGGGGCGAATTGAAGCCGAAAGCTCTTCGGCACAATCGGGCACCCAAACCGAAACCACAACCGACACCGGCGGCGGACTGAACGTGGCCTGGTACGAAACCGGCGACTGGCTCGACTACTCCGTGAACGTGGCTGCGGCCGGCTCCTACACGGTAGGTTTCCGGGTGGCCTCGGCCTACGGTGGCGCTACGCTGCAGTTGCGTAACAGCGCCGGCGCCGTGCTGGGTAGCATCAATGTGGGCAACACCGGCGGCTGGCAGAACTGGCAAACCATCAACGCCACCGTGACCCTGCCCGCCGGCCGCCAGACTCTGCGCCTGTACGCCTCGGCTTCCACGGGCTGCAACGTGAACTGGCTAACCTTTGCCAGCACCACGCCGCCCCCAACGTCCTCGACCACCATTCAGGCCGAAGCCTTTACCAGCATGCAGGGCGTGCAGGTAGAAACCACTACCGACACCGGCGGCGGCCAGAACGTGGGCTACATCGATGCTACCGACTGGATGGCCTACGCCAACGTCAATTTCCCGACCTCGGGCACGTACACCATTGAGTACCGCGTAGCCAGCCCCAGTGGCAGCACGTTGTCATCGGACCTCAACGCTGGCTCCACCCAGCTCGGCAACGTGGCTATTCCGGCTACCGGCGGCTGGCAGAACTGGACCACCGTGTCGCAGACCGTAAATATCAACGCGGGCACCTACAGCTTTGGCGTGTACGCCCAAGCCGGAGGCTGGAACTTCAACTGGCTGCGCATCACCAAAGCTGGGGCTGCCCGGCCGGCCGGCACTGCCCTAACTACTTCCGTCAGCACCCTCGACCGGAACCTAGAAGTGTATCCCAACCCGGCCGGCCGCGCCCTGCATTTCCGTGCCGACGCCAGTCTGATCGGCAGTCAGTATCAAGTCTTTGACGTAACCGGGCGCACCGTGCTCAGCGGGCAGCTGTCAGCCGCCGACCTGGATGTTTCGACGCTGAAGGCTGGGGTGTACACGCTGCGTCTCTCTGCCGAAGGTCAGGGCAGCGTAACACGCCGCTTCGTCAAGGAAATGGAGTAA
- the leuD gene encoding 3-isopropylmalate dehydratase small subunit — protein MEKFQTLRSGVVPLPIENVDTDQIIPARFLKATTREGFGQNLFADWRYQADGQPKTDFVLNNPRYQGQILLAGKNFGCGSSREHAAWALYDAGFRVVISSYFADIFRGNALNTGLLPLQVSEEVLQGLFRQVELEPETQLVVDLPSQTLSIPVWETSVGFELDAYKKECLINGYDDIDYLVSQRDAIKTYEQLRKWVF, from the coding sequence ATGGAAAAATTCCAAACGCTTCGCTCGGGCGTTGTCCCGCTGCCCATCGAAAACGTCGATACGGACCAGATCATCCCGGCCCGTTTCCTGAAGGCCACGACCCGTGAGGGGTTTGGCCAAAACCTGTTTGCCGACTGGCGTTACCAGGCTGACGGACAGCCTAAGACCGATTTCGTGCTCAACAACCCCCGTTATCAGGGTCAGATTCTGCTGGCGGGCAAGAACTTCGGGTGCGGTTCTAGTCGGGAGCACGCCGCCTGGGCTTTGTATGATGCGGGCTTCAGGGTGGTTATTTCGAGCTATTTCGCCGACATCTTCCGCGGCAACGCGCTAAACACAGGCTTGCTGCCCCTGCAGGTTTCCGAAGAGGTATTACAAGGCTTGTTCCGGCAGGTAGAGCTAGAGCCCGAAACGCAGCTAGTAGTGGATTTACCCAGCCAGACGCTGTCCATTCCGGTCTGGGAAACTAGTGTCGGCTTTGAGCTCGACGCTTACAAGAAGGAGTGCCTGATCAATGGCTACGACGATATCGACTACTTGGTGAGTCAGCGGGACGCCATTAAAACCTACGAACAGCTGCGCAAATGGGTATTTTAA
- a CDS encoding carbohydrate-binding protein, with protein MKNKYLYGLGALLLGGGLSSPANAQNQARPSYTVGSSQELVRQLESQVATAQSRRAAPTVTLRVSGNQTLVGKVNHREALDASGEYVVGEIQNVPGSSFLLRIEGNVVQGNIILRQTRQAYQYSADERGTVRVQPIDIDKLLCVDYNQPVGYRNPAPQTDNTASKVSVISLQSFPGARGCIMLDFDGQYVSGTPWNNGNPINAAPAGMTDAAIQEFWELVSEDFRPFNMNVTTDEAVFNSYPKTMRMRCIVTPTNTAAPGAGGVAYLTSFNWNDDTPCWVFMTSPKAGGEAASHEVGHTLGLSHDGRLNPKEEYYDARTSAGNWAPIMGAGYYKPVTHWSRGEYASASQTQDDLAIMASATYNVGYRNDDHSNSISGATALARNGTSVSGSGIIERTSDQDYFTFTCGTGTVNLNLNTVGRHGDLDIVGRLFDGSGAQIGTFDTQGSLSTTLSANLTAGTYYLQIDGTSYGNPVTEGYSDYGSLGTFSISGTAPAGGTVAGVATMYKDCNYTGTAVNLPAGDYNLAALQSRGILNDDISSLTVNSGYQVVVYENDNFGGAALTLTASNSCLVNNPLGTGNWNDKATSLRVQPAASSFSVTLQAEAASVNNGMTAEACTDAGGGQNMGYVDAGDYLVWNGINFPTTGQYLIEYRVASGGSGGTISSDLNAGTIQFGNTPIPGTGGWQNWTTVSRTVTVNAGTYNFGIYAQSGGWNVNWVRISRVGSARAANQGSVAQAAAVLDLYPNPVTDQLQIHSDRSLASSEYQILDAWGKVVAQGSAATGRLNVSGLQPGSYTLRLVIDGQVQPAKRFLK; from the coding sequence ATGAAAAACAAGTATCTGTATGGCTTGGGTGCCCTGCTGCTCGGTGGTGGGCTCAGCAGCCCGGCCAACGCCCAAAACCAAGCGCGGCCATCTTACACGGTTGGGTCGAGCCAAGAACTGGTGCGGCAACTAGAAAGCCAGGTAGCCACGGCACAGAGCCGGCGGGCTGCCCCGACGGTAACCCTGCGCGTGTCGGGCAATCAGACTTTGGTGGGCAAAGTAAACCACCGCGAAGCCCTGGACGCTAGTGGGGAGTATGTGGTGGGCGAAATTCAGAACGTGCCGGGCTCCTCTTTTTTGCTGCGCATTGAAGGCAACGTGGTGCAGGGCAACATCATTCTGCGCCAAACCCGCCAAGCCTACCAGTACTCGGCCGACGAGCGGGGCACCGTGCGGGTGCAGCCCATCGACATCGACAAGCTGCTCTGCGTGGATTATAACCAGCCCGTGGGCTACCGCAACCCGGCACCCCAAACCGATAACACGGCCAGCAAGGTTTCGGTCATTTCCCTGCAAAGCTTCCCCGGCGCCCGGGGCTGCATCATGCTCGATTTCGACGGGCAGTACGTATCGGGCACGCCTTGGAACAACGGCAACCCGATTAACGCGGCTCCGGCCGGCATGACCGACGCGGCCATTCAGGAGTTCTGGGAATTGGTCAGTGAGGATTTCCGGCCCTTCAACATGAACGTGACCACCGACGAGGCCGTGTTCAATTCCTACCCCAAAACCATGCGCATGCGCTGCATCGTGACGCCGACCAACACGGCAGCGCCGGGCGCAGGCGGCGTGGCGTATTTGACCTCATTCAACTGGAACGACGATACGCCCTGCTGGGTGTTTATGACCTCGCCCAAGGCCGGCGGCGAAGCGGCTTCGCACGAAGTAGGCCACACGCTGGGCCTGAGCCACGACGGCCGCCTCAACCCCAAGGAAGAGTACTACGACGCCCGCACTTCGGCCGGCAACTGGGCCCCGATTATGGGCGCCGGCTACTACAAGCCCGTCACGCACTGGAGCCGCGGGGAATACGCCTCGGCCAGTCAGACCCAGGACGATTTGGCCATTATGGCCAGCGCCACTTACAACGTGGGCTACCGCAACGACGACCACAGCAACAGCATCAGCGGGGCTACGGCGCTGGCCCGCAACGGTACCAGCGTGTCGGGCTCGGGTATTATCGAGCGGACCAGTGACCAGGATTATTTCACCTTTACCTGCGGGACGGGCACTGTTAATCTGAACCTGAACACCGTGGGCCGTCACGGCGACCTGGACATCGTGGGCCGCCTATTTGACGGTAGCGGGGCCCAGATTGGCACTTTCGACACCCAGGGCAGCCTCAGCACTACGCTCAGCGCCAACCTGACTGCCGGCACGTATTACCTGCAGATTGACGGCACCAGCTACGGCAACCCCGTCACGGAGGGCTATTCCGACTACGGCTCCCTGGGTACGTTCAGCATTTCGGGCACCGCCCCCGCCGGCGGCACAGTGGCCGGCGTGGCCACTATGTATAAGGACTGCAACTACACCGGCACGGCGGTAAACTTGCCCGCTGGCGACTACAATCTGGCCGCCTTGCAAAGCCGCGGTATCTTGAACGACGATATTTCCTCGCTCACGGTGAATAGCGGCTATCAGGTGGTGGTGTATGAAAATGACAACTTCGGCGGCGCGGCTCTGACCCTGACGGCCAGCAACAGCTGCCTGGTCAATAACCCGCTGGGCACCGGCAACTGGAATGACAAAGCAACTTCTCTGCGGGTGCAGCCGGCAGCTTCCTCATTCAGCGTGACGTTGCAGGCTGAGGCGGCCAGCGTAAACAACGGTATGACAGCAGAGGCCTGCACCGACGCAGGCGGCGGGCAGAACATGGGCTACGTGGACGCCGGTGATTACCTGGTTTGGAATGGCATCAACTTCCCCACTACGGGCCAGTACCTGATTGAGTACCGCGTAGCCAGCGGCGGCAGCGGTGGCACCATTTCTTCCGACCTCAACGCCGGCACCATCCAATTCGGCAATACCCCCATTCCCGGTACCGGCGGCTGGCAGAACTGGACCACTGTGTCGCGCACTGTGACCGTCAATGCGGGCACTTACAACTTCGGCATCTATGCGCAGTCGGGTGGCTGGAACGTCAACTGGGTCCGTATCAGCCGCGTGGGTAGCGCACGGGCAGCCAACCAGGGCAGCGTGGCTCAGGCGGCAGCGGTGCTAGACCTCTACCCCAACCCGGTTACCGACCAGCTGCAGATTCACTCCGACCGGAGCTTGGCCTCCAGTGAGTATCAGATTCTGGATGCCTGGGGCAAGGTAGTGGCCCAAGGCTCGGCCGCAACGGGACGGCTGAACGTTTCGGGTTTGCAGCCCGGCTCCTACACCCTGCGCCTGGTTATTGATGGCCAGGTACAACCCGCCAAACGTTTCCTGAAATAA
- the leuC gene encoding 3-isopropylmalate dehydratase large subunit — MAKSLFDKIWDAHVVKTIPGGLEVFYIDRHLIHEVTSPQAFDELQERGLPLSRPEQILATADHNVPTRNQHLPIQDPLSRSQVDKLTENCAKFGVELFGLGHQYQGIVHVIGPELGVTQPGMTIVCGDSHTSTHGAFGAIAFGIGTSQVAQVMASQCLLISRPKRMRITVDGELRPGVTAKDIILYIISKLGTGGATGYFVEYAGSAIRSLSMEGRMTVCNMSIEMGARGGLIAPDATTFDYLQGRPYAPQGERWEQAVAYWQTLYSEEGAEFESELSFDAQAITPMITYGTNPGMGIALSSSIPVLGTDGEAASFDKSLAYMGFTPGESLLGKEINYVFIGSCTNSRIEDLRAVAAYVKGKHKARHVEAIIVPGSKLVEKQAIAEGLDQVLAEAGFELREPGCSACLAMNDDKIPAGAYCVSTSNRNFEGRQGPGARTLLASPLVAAITAVEGRIVDITQYLN, encoded by the coding sequence ATGGCCAAGTCCTTATTCGATAAAATCTGGGATGCCCACGTGGTGAAAACCATTCCGGGCGGGCTGGAGGTGTTTTACATCGACCGGCACCTGATTCACGAAGTCACCAGCCCGCAGGCCTTCGATGAGCTGCAGGAACGGGGCCTACCGCTGAGCCGGCCGGAGCAGATTCTGGCCACCGCCGACCACAACGTACCGACCCGCAACCAGCACCTGCCGATTCAGGACCCGCTGAGCCGGTCCCAGGTGGATAAGCTCACCGAAAACTGCGCGAAGTTCGGCGTGGAGCTGTTTGGGCTGGGCCACCAGTACCAGGGCATTGTGCACGTCATCGGACCAGAGCTGGGCGTGACCCAGCCGGGCATGACCATCGTGTGCGGCGACAGCCACACCTCGACCCACGGCGCCTTCGGGGCCATTGCCTTCGGGATTGGCACCAGCCAGGTTGCGCAGGTAATGGCCTCGCAGTGCCTGCTTATCAGCCGGCCCAAGCGCATGCGCATCACCGTGGATGGCGAGCTGCGGCCCGGCGTGACGGCCAAGGACATAATTCTCTACATCATTTCGAAGCTCGGCACGGGCGGGGCCACCGGCTACTTCGTGGAGTACGCCGGCAGCGCCATTCGCAGCCTAAGCATGGAAGGCCGCATGACGGTCTGCAACATGAGCATCGAAATGGGAGCCCGCGGCGGCCTCATTGCCCCCGATGCTACCACATTTGACTACCTCCAAGGCCGGCCCTACGCCCCTCAGGGTGAGCGGTGGGAGCAGGCCGTAGCGTACTGGCAGACGCTGTATTCGGAAGAAGGTGCCGAGTTTGAGTCGGAGCTGAGCTTCGATGCGCAGGCCATTACTCCGATGATAACCTACGGCACCAACCCCGGTATGGGCATAGCGCTCAGCAGCTCGATTCCGGTGCTCGGCACCGATGGGGAAGCTGCCAGTTTCGACAAATCATTGGCTTACATGGGTTTCACGCCGGGAGAATCGTTGCTCGGCAAGGAAATCAATTACGTCTTTATCGGTAGCTGCACCAACTCCCGCATCGAGGACCTTAGGGCCGTGGCAGCCTACGTGAAGGGCAAGCACAAGGCCCGGCACGTGGAGGCCATCATCGTGCCCGGCTCCAAGCTGGTTGAAAAGCAGGCCATTGCCGAAGGCCTCGACCAGGTGCTGGCCGAAGCCGGCTTTGAGCTGCGGGAACCGGGCTGCTCGGCCTGTCTGGCCATGAACGACGACAAGATTCCGGCCGGCGCCTACTGCGTCTCGACCTCTAACCGCAACTTCGAAGGCCGCCAGGGCCCGGGAGCCCGCACCCTGCTGGCCAGCCCGCTCGTGGCCGCCATCACGGCCGTAGAAGGCCGCATCGTCGACATCACCCAGTATTTGAATTAA